TTTTTGATACGTTTGAGCTTCGCCATATGCGGGACAGTCTTTAGATGTAGAACAAGAAGTGGCAACTAAAGCCAAAATAAACAAGCTTATTAAAAATACTGCAGTACGTTTCATATCTCAATTTTTCAATCATTAAAAAGCTAAAATAAACAATATTTTTTATTTAGTTCAAAAAAAAATACTTTGCATAAAATAATTTATTCCTATTTCAATTTATAGATCTTCAAATTTTACAAACACACATTATTTTAATAAGAAAGTGTATTTTTACGTCTTTAAGAGAAAATTAATATGGAAAATAAAAAACCAAATATTCACGAGAGTTGGTACAGGGTACTAAAAGAAGAATTTGAAGCAGATTATTTTGCCAAATTAAAATCTTTTTTAGTAGAAGAAAAAAAGAGAAATATTATTTATCCTCCCGGACCTCAAATTTTTTCTGCCTTCGACTCTACTCCTTTTGACAAAGTTAAAGTTGTTATTTTAGGTCAGGATCCTTATCACGGTCCGGGACAGGCTCACGGCTTATGCTTTTCGGTAAATCCGGGTATAAAACATCCTCCTTCGTTAAGGAATATTTTTAAAGAAATTGAAGATGATCTTGGTATTCCTTACCCTAAAAGTGGGTCATTAATTCCTTGGACAAAACAAGGCGTTTTATTATTTAATGCTACCTTAACCGTTCGTGCACATCAAGCGGGATCGCATCAAAAAAAGGGATGGGAACAGTTTACAGATGCCATTATCAAGAAGTTATCCAACGAAAAGGAAAAACTTATTTTCTTACTCTGGGGAAATTTTGCCATTTCAAAATCAGCTTTAATTGATCAATCCAAACACCATATTTTAACTGCCGTTCATCCTTCGCCCCTATCGGCTCATAGAGGATTTTTTGGATGCAAACATTTTTCAAAAACAAACCAACTCCTCAGTCAAAATGGTTTAAAACCTATCGACTGGCGTGTTGAAAATTAATTTAGAATGCAAGAATGGATTGAGCTCAAAGGCGTAAAACAAAACAATTTAAAGAATATATCTTTAAAGCTCCCGCGAAATAAGTTTATTGTAATCACTGGTGTTTCAGGCTCAGGAAAATCTTCCTTGGCTTTTGAAGTCATCAATAATGAAGGTCGTAGAAAATATTTCATCAACCTATCGGGACAAGCCAGAAAGTATCTCAACAAATTGGAAAAACCTGATGCGGATAGCATTAATGGTTTAACGCCAACCATTGCCGTATCACAATCTCAAAACAATCACAGTCCCAGATCAACTGTGGGCACAATATCTGAAATCTACGACTATTTGCGTTTACTCTTTGCCAGACTTGGAAAATCCAAAAATGCTGATATTAAAATTAGTCGTAGCTTATTTTCTTTCAATAGCCCCGAAGGTGCTTGTCCGCAATGCAAAGGTTTAGGTTTAGAAGATAAAATAGACCCTGCTCTTTTGATTGAAGATGAAAATAAAAGCATTCGAGAAAGAGCGTTTAAAATTACGAATCCTCAAGGCTATATAATCTATTCTCAAGTTACCATTGATGCGCTGGAACAAGTTTGCCAAGCCCACGGTTTTAGTGTTGATATTCCTTGGAAAGATTTGAATGCCGAACAAAAAGATATTGTTCTAAACGGAAGTAAAATCATTATAATCCCCTACGGGAAACATACGCTAGAATCGCGAATGAGATGGTCTGGAATTACCGCAAAACCAAGAGAAGAAGGCTTTTACAAAGGCATCCTCCCCGTAATGAATGATATTTTAAAGCGCGATAGAAACCCAAATATTCTACGTTTTGCAAAAACGGTTAGATGTACTCAATGTCACGGAAAACGTTTGTCGGAGAATTCTTTAAGTGTCAAAATCGGAGATTTTTCCATTGATGATTTAGCTACACAAAGTTTCGATGAATTAGATAAATCCTTATCCAAACTTCATATTTCTTCAACTCAAAAAGAAGTTGCAGAACAAATCATTCAACCCATTCAAAAACGAATTGCTTTATTAAAAGAACTTGGGCTTGGATATTTAAGTTGCTCTAGAACCGCAAATACTTTATCGGGAGGAGAAATCCAGCGTTTACGCTTGGCAAAACAAATTGCATCAGGCTTACGCAATATCACCTTTGTTTTTGATGAGCCTTCGGCAGGAGTTCATCCTATGGTAAATCATCAGATTATCAATAAACTTAAAGAATTGGTAAGCAATGGTAATACTGTAATTACCGTTGAACACGATGAAGAAACTATGCTGCAAGCCGATTGGATAGTTGAAATTGGACCCAACGCAGGCTCTTCTGGCGGTGAAATTATGTTTTCCGGAACGAAGAATGACTTTCTTAAATCGAAACATAAATCGCTAACGCTTGATTATCTGCAAAAGCGAAAAACAATAGAAATTCCTTTCCGCGCTGAAGATGAGACGAAGGAGTTCTCAATTAAAAATGCAAGTATAAATAATCTGAAAGATATTACTGCTCATTTTAAGTACAATAGAATGAATGTAATAACAGGTGTTTCGGGTGCCGGAAAATCAAGCCTTTTATTTCAAACTTTAATTCCACTCACAAACAACACTTACCACAATCAGATACACGCAAAAGGACAACCAGAGCTTGAAAATTTTAATTTTTCGAGAATCCTTCACGTTGATCAATCAGCAATTGGAAAAACCGCTCGCAGCACGCCTGCAACCTATACCAAGATTTTTGATTCTATCCGTAAACTCTACGCTAAACTTCCCGAATCAAAAGAACAAAAATATACACAAAGCACATTTTCATACAATACTATTGGCGGAAGATGCGAAAAATGTGAAGGTGCTGGGAAGATAGAAACAGGAATGCATTTCTTAGGCAATATTGAAAAAACTTGCGACCACTGTCAAGGAAAACGCTATACCGATGATTTAAATAAGATCAAGTACAAGAAAAAAAGCATCGCTGATGTTTTGGACTTAAGTTTTGCTTCGGCTTTAAACTTTTTTAGCAACGAACCTTCTATTCAAAAACAATTATCAATTGTAAACGATATTGGTCTGGGTTACTTAAAGTTAGGACAATCTTCAAACACCTTATCAGGAGGGGAAGCTCAACGTCTTCGATTAGCAACCGAACTAATCAAAGGGAAATCACAAAACAGTCTTTATATATTTAATGAGCCCAGTTCTGGACTTCATTTTTACGATATCCAAATACTTCTAAATCTTTTTGCTGAACTTCTAAAACAAGGACATACATTAATCATCATCGAACATAATTTAGATATCATCAAAAATGCGCACCATATTATAGACTTAGGTCCATTAGGAGGTGAAAAAGGAGGCGATATTGTTTTTTCGGGGACTTATAATGATTTGGAAAACTGTCAAAAATCACTCACAGCTAAAAGTATTAGACAAGTATCTGAACTAGACAAATCAGCTTCAACTACAGTAAATTTTAACAGTCCGATAAGGCTAAATGGAGTTAGAACGCATAATTTGAAAGGAATAAATGTAGAGATTCCTGTCCATAAAATTACGGCAATAATTGGAAAATCAGGAAGTGGAAAATCGAGCTTGGCTTTTGATACTTTATTTGCGGAATCGCAAAACCGATTTACAGAAAGCTTTCCTAACTATGTTAGGCAATTTTCAAGCCATTATTCTCAAGCAAAATTTGATTCCGTTTCAGGCCTAACACCCGTCATTGGACTTCGACAAAAAAATCAAATCAAAGACGTAAGATCAACCCTAGGAACATTTACTGAGGTTTATGATTTGTATCGGCTACTCTATTCTCGTTTCGGAATTACGTCCTGCCCTAGCTGCGGTTCAAACGCTCTAAATGGGTTCTGCGAAGCGTGCAATAAACAAGTCGGAATTAAGTATAACGCCAGTCATTTCTCTTTTAATCAAGCCGAAGGAAGCTGCGAAACTTGTAGCGGAATTGGTAATATTTTAACTTCCAATCCTCAATTACTTCTCAAAGACACCAATAAATCTCT
This portion of the Bacteroidales bacterium genome encodes:
- the ung gene encoding uracil-DNA glycosylase, with translation MENKKPNIHESWYRVLKEEFEADYFAKLKSFLVEEKKRNIIYPPGPQIFSAFDSTPFDKVKVVILGQDPYHGPGQAHGLCFSVNPGIKHPPSLRNIFKEIEDDLGIPYPKSGSLIPWTKQGVLLFNATLTVRAHQAGSHQKKGWEQFTDAIIKKLSNEKEKLIFLLWGNFAISKSALIDQSKHHILTAVHPSPLSAHRGFFGCKHFSKTNQLLSQNGLKPIDWRVEN
- a CDS encoding ATP-binding cassette domain-containing protein, yielding MQEWIELKGVKQNNLKNISLKLPRNKFIVITGVSGSGKSSLAFEVINNEGRRKYFINLSGQARKYLNKLEKPDADSINGLTPTIAVSQSQNNHSPRSTVGTISEIYDYLRLLFARLGKSKNADIKISRSLFSFNSPEGACPQCKGLGLEDKIDPALLIEDENKSIRERAFKITNPQGYIIYSQVTIDALEQVCQAHGFSVDIPWKDLNAEQKDIVLNGSKIIIIPYGKHTLESRMRWSGITAKPREEGFYKGILPVMNDILKRDRNPNILRFAKTVRCTQCHGKRLSENSLSVKIGDFSIDDLATQSFDELDKSLSKLHISSTQKEVAEQIIQPIQKRIALLKELGLGYLSCSRTANTLSGGEIQRLRLAKQIASGLRNITFVFDEPSAGVHPMVNHQIINKLKELVSNGNTVITVEHDEETMLQADWIVEIGPNAGSSGGEIMFSGTKNDFLKSKHKSLTLDYLQKRKTIEIPFRAEDETKEFSIKNASINNLKDITAHFKYNRMNVITGVSGAGKSSLLFQTLIPLTNNTYHNQIHAKGQPELENFNFSRILHVDQSAIGKTARSTPATYTKIFDSIRKLYAKLPESKEQKYTQSTFSYNTIGGRCEKCEGAGKIETGMHFLGNIEKTCDHCQGKRYTDDLNKIKYKKKSIADVLDLSFASALNFFSNEPSIQKQLSIVNDIGLGYLKLGQSSNTLSGGEAQRLRLATELIKGKSQNSLYIFNEPSSGLHFYDIQILLNLFAELLKQGHTLIIIEHNLDIIKNAHHIIDLGPLGGEKGGDIVFSGTYNDLENCQKSLTAKSIRQVSELDKSASTTVNFNSPIRLNGVRTHNLKGINVEIPVHKITAIIGKSGSGKSSLAFDTLFAESQNRFTESFPNYVRQFSSHYSQAKFDSVSGLTPVIGLRQKNQIKDVRSTLGTFTEVYDLYRLLYSRFGITSCPSCGSNALNGFCEACNKQVGIKYNASHFSFNQAEGSCETCSGIGNILTSNPQLLLKDTNKSLLDGAFKNHKSIQFYADSNGQYLATLKEVGKRFNIDYSQAVNLLDTSAINKAFYGTGDEVYNVEWQFKRKNHTGTHNFKGKWQGFVALILDEYYRKKANGKGDDLLPFLTEEECQSCYGQRLKPQILEVKFQGINIAELSDLSILESCSLFHRIYQDINTSEFNHIDNQLIENILQKLSALKQMGLEYLQMSRKTQTLSGGEYQRTLMGIQLNGNLSGITYILDEPGTGLHPTDFPIITKAIQRLKSIGNTIILTDHNPDIIKTADYLIALGPDSGVEGGEIVYAGKPNKYTDKLSNDINSLTKNNQNQKLISIKQAKINNLKNIDVHFKINQLNVICGVSGSGKTTLIKQVLLSSHKANEAINCKSISGLDPKNKMHWVSSTKGFSGHSIIANYLGLYDEIRKIFAQQKQAKEQKLKASDFSFQSKSGQCPVCKGQGEIRVKLDFINDVSTICESCNGRRFISKVLSVEYKGLSIDEVLNLSVSEAFNFFSENKIMKQKLEFIQKIGLSYLRLNQQLKQLSSGEFQRTKIVREILTADIQNGIFLFDEPSKGLHKNDLGFLFELFQTLLNQNCTLIVIEHNPLIIDKAHHIIELGKGAGELGGDLIFQGDFKNLIENPQSLTARYFRDSLKYPLN